The sequence AATCCGCCCCGGCGTCCGTGGCACCGGCAGCCGACGTCGTCGCGGTGGCCGGAAGTCGGTCGGTGAGCAGGCCCAGCAGGTGGTGCGCGAGCGCCCCTGCCGTCGCCTGGTCGAAGACCAGTGTGACGGGAAGGCGCAGCCCGGTGGCATTGTCGAGCCGGTTGCGCAGCTCCACGGCGGCCAGCGAATCGAACCCGAGTTCGGCGAATCCGGTGTCGGCGTCCACGTCCCCGGCCTCGAATCCGGGCAGGATCGCCGCGACGTGCGAGGCGATCTCGGCGAGCAGCACGCCGATGCGCCGTGGCGGTTCGACGGCGGCCAGCCGGTCGATGAGCGACTCCGGAGTGGAATCCGCCGGTGCGTCGGCCGGGGCCGTGGCTGGCGCGGGCTCCGGTGCCCGCGCGGGCACGGGGTCCTCGCCGGTGAGCCCGCGCATCAGCGGATGCACCGGGCCGGTCCGCATGGCCGGGATGTCGAGTTTCATCGGCACCGCGAGGTCGTCGGGCCCGGTCACGGCGGCGTCGAACAGGGCCATGCCCTCCTCGTCGGAGAGCATGCGGAAGCCTGCCCTCGCCATCCTGGCCGCGGCCTGTTCGTCGAGGTCGCGGGTGAGGTCGCTGACGCTCGCCCACAGTCCGAACGCGACGGACAGCCCGGAAAGGCCCTCCCACCGGCGGCGGCGGGCGAACGCGTCGAGGAACGCGTTGGCCGCGGCGTAGTTGGCCTGGCCCGGATTGCCGAGCACCCCGGCTGCCCCGGAGAACAGCACGAACACGTCGGGATCGGCGTCCCTGGTCAGCTCGTGGAGCACCACGGCGGCGTCGAGCTTGGCCCGCAGGACCGGCGCGAGCCGCGCACGGGTCTGACCGCCGAGCATGCCGTCGTCGAGTGCGCCGACGAGTTGCACCACGCCGGTGAGCGGGTGCTCGGCGGGGATACCGGCCAGCAGCGCGGCGACCTGGTCGCGGTCGGTCATGTCGCAGCGGGCGATCCGCACACTCGCTCCGAGCGCGGTCAGCTCGGCGGTGAGCGCCGCCGCTGTCGGCGCGTCCTCACCCCGGCGCGACGCCAGCAGCAGGTGCCGCACGCCGTGCGTGGTCACCAGTGTGCGGGCGACGGCCGACCCGATCGTGCCGGTGCCACCGGCGACGAGCACGGTGCCGCCGGGGGTGAACGTCCTCGGCATGGTGAGCACGATCCGGCCGACGTGCTCGCCCCTGCTCATCGCCCGCATCGCGTCCTTGGCCCTGCGCACGTCGAGCACGGTGCGGGCGAGCGGGGGCAGCGTCCCGTCACGGAACAGCGGAAGGAGCACGTCGAGCATCGCGCCGATGCGCTGCGGTCCCGCCTCGACGAGGTCGAACGCCCGGTAGGAGACGTCGCCACGGACGCGCGCGACGTCGGCGGCGGTCCTGAGATCGGTCTTGCCCAGTTCGGCGAAGCGCCCGCCCTGCCGAAGCAGGCGCAGCGACGTGTCGATGTGGTCGCCGGTCAGCGAGTTCAGCACCACGTCGATTCCACCGCCGAACGACTCGGCGTAGCCGGTGTCGCGGGACGAGGCGATCGAGGAGGGCGGCAGCCCCATCGCCCGCAGCTCCGCGTGTTTGGCGGGGCTCGCCGTGGCGAACACGGTGGCCCCGAGATGCCGCGCGAGCCGCACCGCGGCACTGCCGACCCCGCCTGCCGCAGCGTGCACGAGCACCGACTCGCCCGCCCTGAGCCCGGCGATGTCCACGAGCCCGTGGTAGGCGGTCAGGTAGGCCACGGCCGCCGAGGCCGCCTCGGTGTAGGACCAGTTCTCCGGTATGGGCCGCACGGTCCGCGCGTCGGTGACGCACACCGGGCCGATGCCGCCGGGAAGGAGACCGAACACCCGCTGGCCCACGGTGAGGTCGCCGACGCCGGGGCCGACCTCGGTGATCACGCCTGCGCCCTCGGCACCGAGCACCACCTCGCCCGGATACAGCCCGAGCGCGCCGAGCACGTCGCGGAAGTTGAGCGCGGCGGCACGCACCGCGACGCGCACCTGACCTTCGGCGAGCGGGCGCAGGGCGTCCGGCGCCGGTACCAGCGCGACGCCGTCCAGCGTCCCGGGTTCCGTGGTGTCGAGCCGCCACGCCGGGGTGGCGGGCACCGGCAGTATCGGTGTGGCCGCCGTGCGGGTCAGCCTCGGCACGAGCACCTTCCCGCCGCGCACGGCGACATGGAACTCGTCGGCCGACACGGCGGAGGTGATCAGGTCGGGCAGGTCCCGCACCGGGGTGTGCGGGTCGAGATCGACGAGGACGAGCCTGCGCTGATGTTCCGCCTGCGCCGTGCGCAGCAGGCCCCAGACGGGGGCGGTCACCAGGTCGGTGAGCCGCTCCCCCGGTTCGGCCGCCACGGCGCCCCGGGTGAGCACGACGAGGCGCCGTCCCCGGTTGGCGGGGTCGGCGAGCCAGTCGCGGACGGTGTCGAGCAGCGCGCCGGTGGCCTCGTGGGCGGCGGGAACAAGGCCGGTGGTCGTCACCGGAAGGTCAGGCCCGCGCAGGGACAGCACGGCGTAGGTGCCGCGTTCGGCCGGGGTGACGGCCGAGGCGAAACCGGCGTGGTCGGGGCCCAGCAGCGACCACGTCGCCGCGCTGGGCGTGCCGGGTTCGGGAATCGGCACCCAGTCCACTGTGTACAGGCAGTCCCGCACCAGGTCGGGGCGTTCACCGGTGGCCGACCGCAGCACCAGCGACTGGAGTTCGGCCACGGGTTTGCCGTCGCCGTCGGCGAGCTGCAACGCGACACCGGAGGCACCGGCCTTCGTCAGCCGCGCCCTGGCCCTGGCGCCCGCACCCGGCGCGTGCACGGACAGTCCCGTCCAGGCGAACGGCAGCAGATTCCCCCCGCCGTTCATCCAGGGCGCGAACCCCATGGCATGCAGAGCCGAGTCGAGCAGCGCG comes from Saccharomonospora xinjiangensis XJ-54 and encodes:
- a CDS encoding SDR family NAD(P)-dependent oxidoreductase: ALRVVLGPAEPDGTRTVEVTSRPADAAEGRPWSRHATGTCTPLRTEPDFDLSAWPPAGARRLPSEDYYAAMDAAGYTYGPAFSSLKAVWARGDEVFAEVELPESASADATRYGVHPALLDSALHAMGFAPWMNGGGNLLPFAWTGLSVHAPGAGARARARLTKAGASGVALQLADGDGKPVAELQSLVLRSATGERPDLVRDCLYTVDWVPIPEPGTPSAATWSLLGPDHAGFASAVTPAERGTYAVLSLRGPDLPVTTTGLVPAAHEATGALLDTVRDWLADPANRGRRLVVLTRGAVAAEPGERLTDLVTAPVWGLLRTAQAEHQRRLVLVDLDPHTPVRDLPDLITSAVSADEFHVAVRGGKVLVPRLTRTAATPILPVPATPAWRLDTTEPGTLDGVALVPAPDALRPLAEGQVRVAVRAAALNFRDVLGALGLYPGEVVLGAEGAGVITEVGPGVGDLTVGQRVFGLLPGGIGPVCVTDARTVRPIPENWSYTEAASAAVAYLTAYHGLVDIAGLRAGESVLVHAAAGGVGSAAVRLARHLGATVFATASPAKHAELRAMGLPPSSIASSRDTGYAESFGGGIDVVLNSLTGDHIDTSLRLLRQGGRFAELGKTDLRTAADVARVRGDVSYRAFDLVEAGPQRIGAMLDVLLPLFRDGTLPPLARTVLDVRRAKDAMRAMSRGEHVGRIVLTMPRTFTPGGTVLVAGGTGTIGSAVARTLVTTHGVRHLLLASRRGEDAPTAAALTAELTALGASVRIARCDMTDRDQVAALLAGIPAEHPLTGVVQLVGALDDGMLGGQTRARLAPVLRAKLDAAVVLHELTRDADPDVFVLFSGAAGVLGNPGQANYAAANAFLDAFARRRRWEGLSGLSVAFGLWASVSDLTRDLDEQAAARMARAGFRMLSDEEGMALFDAAVTGPDDLAVPMKLDIPAMRTGPVHPLMRGLTGEDPVPARAPEPAPATAPADAPADSTPESLIDRLAAVEPPRRIGVLLAEIASHVAAILPGFEAGDVDADTGFAELGFDSLAAVELRNRLDNATGLRLPVTLVFDQATAGALAHHLLGLLTDRLPATATTSAAGATDAGAD